The following are encoded in a window of Telmatobacter sp. DSM 110680 genomic DNA:
- a CDS encoding nucleotidyltransferase family protein, with translation MNIGPIQIETKQTRRALRLKESVIASFYEPAPALRARLGEFKLNDWLRAKYWLDVSGLSLYFLDRLIALDLESCVPAIFVNQLRTHWEENRDRCDSLFTELTDLIRALRQRNIECAVLKGISLPFESVPESSLRNQMDLDILVRDSDAALTKDCLATFGYTLDAVSGCTWEYKAGPSGTSSLENLYQVRPERSVEIHLIDELSLATNADRLTRAKRRSIRGELLPCLSAADAFVLQGQHLFKHMCGEHTRASWVLEYWRHVCMRHSDTAFWAEVESIANCEPGAKTAIGAATLLTTLMFGPFAPRELSRWSMDELPAAVCLWIQLYGRRLLLSDSPVSKLYLLLRKEVYPPTPSEHVARRRLMFPIHRPPRVTRSMTDEGLLTRLRRYRYEAKFVIGRLRFHVAEGVGLAIESLRWQRRLDGVSQ, from the coding sequence ATGAATATTGGACCGATTCAAATCGAGACAAAGCAAACTCGGCGAGCCCTTCGCCTGAAAGAGTCTGTTATCGCAAGCTTCTATGAGCCTGCGCCGGCGCTTCGTGCCCGACTGGGGGAGTTCAAGCTGAACGACTGGCTGCGAGCGAAGTACTGGCTAGACGTGAGTGGTCTTTCTTTGTATTTTCTTGATCGGCTAATCGCGCTAGACCTGGAGTCATGTGTACCCGCGATCTTCGTGAATCAGCTTCGTACGCATTGGGAGGAAAACCGCGATCGTTGCGATTCCTTATTTACGGAACTGACTGACCTTATCCGGGCTCTGCGGCAGAGAAATATCGAATGCGCCGTACTTAAGGGGATATCGCTCCCGTTCGAGTCAGTTCCAGAGAGTTCGCTGCGTAACCAGATGGACCTCGACATTCTCGTCCGGGATTCGGACGCCGCGTTGACTAAGGATTGCCTAGCGACGTTTGGATATACGTTGGACGCCGTCAGCGGCTGCACCTGGGAGTACAAGGCCGGCCCATCGGGGACTTCGTCGCTCGAGAACTTGTATCAAGTGCGACCCGAGCGCTCGGTTGAGATACACCTGATCGATGAGCTGTCTCTGGCAACTAATGCTGATCGTTTGACGCGCGCGAAACGCAGGAGCATTCGTGGTGAGTTGCTTCCTTGCCTCTCCGCAGCCGACGCCTTCGTACTTCAGGGACAGCACTTGTTCAAGCATATGTGTGGCGAACACACGCGGGCGTCGTGGGTTCTCGAGTACTGGAGGCACGTTTGCATGCGCCACAGTGACACCGCATTTTGGGCGGAAGTGGAGTCGATCGCTAATTGCGAGCCGGGGGCGAAGACCGCGATCGGCGCAGCCACATTATTGACGACTCTGATGTTTGGGCCTTTCGCACCGCGCGAACTTTCACGTTGGTCGATGGACGAACTGCCTGCCGCTGTCTGCCTCTGGATCCAGCTATACGGCCGCCGTTTGCTGTTGTCTGACTCGCCTGTCAGCAAGCTTTATCTCTTGTTGCGCAAAGAGGTTTATCCACCAACGCCATCCGAACATGTTGCGCGCAGGAGACTAATGTTTCCAATTCACCGGCCGCCGCGGGTTACACGGTCGATGACAGATGAAGGACTTCTGACGAGATTGAGGCGGTACAGATATGAAGCAAAATTTGTGATTGGTCGGCTGCGCTTTCACGTCGCTGAGGGAGTTGGGTTAGCTATCGAATCGCTTCGCTGGCAGCGCCGTCTGGACGGTGTTTCGCAATGA